The Flavobacterium piscisymbiosum genome includes a region encoding these proteins:
- a CDS encoding ketoacyl-ACP synthase III gives MATFSVNNIAIKGISCCVPKNTERNIDLDILTPEEIQKFIDATGVEERRVVTKEICTSDLCCEAAEKLIKDLNWQKEEIEILVFVSQTADYILPVSAAILQDRLGLSTNCIAFDVPLGCSGYVYGISIIASMMKAIGIKKGLLLAGDTSSKLISKSDKSTVPLFGDGGSATAFELDENADNLLFDLGTDGSGYKAIMIPDGGSRNRINEDSLKVINIEEGISRNSCNLILDGMDVFGFGISQAPKTVNKLIEKFEIDKDAIDHFVFHQANLMMNKMIVKKLKLPVEKVPYSLKEFGNTSSATIPLTIAAQLKESLTNESKDLIICGFGVGLSWGTAKIRLDNVVISDLIEI, from the coding sequence ATGGCTACTTTTTCAGTAAATAACATTGCGATAAAAGGTATATCTTGTTGCGTTCCAAAAAATACGGAACGCAACATTGATTTAGATATACTAACACCAGAAGAAATTCAAAAATTCATTGATGCCACCGGAGTCGAAGAACGACGCGTAGTAACTAAGGAAATTTGTACTTCGGATTTATGTTGTGAAGCTGCTGAAAAATTAATCAAAGACTTAAACTGGCAAAAAGAAGAAATAGAAATTTTGGTTTTTGTTTCGCAAACTGCCGATTATATTTTACCTGTTTCTGCTGCAATACTTCAGGATAGACTAGGATTATCTACTAATTGTATCGCTTTTGATGTGCCGTTAGGATGTTCCGGTTATGTTTACGGAATATCGATAATAGCGAGTATGATGAAAGCAATCGGTATCAAAAAAGGATTGCTTTTGGCTGGAGATACAAGCAGTAAATTGATTTCGAAATCAGATAAAAGTACAGTTCCGCTTTTTGGTGACGGAGGTAGTGCAACGGCATTTGAGCTCGATGAAAATGCCGATAATTTACTTTTTGATTTAGGTACAGACGGTTCAGGTTATAAAGCTATTATGATACCAGACGGAGGATCAAGAAACAGAATAAATGAAGATTCTCTTAAAGTAATAAATATCGAAGAAGGAATTAGTCGTAATTCCTGCAATTTGATTCTTGACGGAATGGATGTTTTTGGTTTTGGAATTTCCCAGGCTCCTAAAACAGTAAATAAACTTATCGAGAAATTTGAAATCGATAAAGATGCTATTGATCATTTTGTATTTCATCAGGCCAATTTGATGATGAATAAAATGATTGTTAAAAAACTAAAATTGCCGGTAGAAAAAGTTCCTTATTCATTAAAAGAATTTGGAAATACATCATCTGCAACAATTCCTCTAACTATTGCTGCTCAGCTGAAAGAAAGTTTAACAAATGAGTCTAAGGATTTGATTATTTGTGGTTTTGGAGTTGGGTTATCCTGGGGAACAGCTAAAATAAGACTGGATAATGTTGTGATTTCAGATTTGATAGAAATATGA
- a CDS encoding phosphopantetheine-binding protein, producing MEINTFLRNFADILDDTDAALIKQETVFRDLEEWDSLTALSLIAMADEEYAVKLTGDDIKSSTSLNDIFEIIKNKA from the coding sequence ATGGAAATCAACACTTTTTTGCGAAATTTTGCAGATATTTTAGACGATACAGATGCGGCATTAATTAAACAAGAAACTGTTTTTAGAGATTTGGAAGAATGGGATTCCTTAACAGCCTTGTCATTAATCGCTATGGCTGATGAAGAATACGCTGTAAAATTAACAGGAGATGATATTAAATCTTCAACTTCATTAAATGATATCTTCGAAATAATTAAAAATAAAGCATAA